A stretch of DNA from Thermanaerosceptrum fracticalcis:
ATGGGGCCAGAACCAACCAACCACAGGTCCCTGGAGATGCCAACATAAGCATTATTGGTCATCATTTACACCCTCTAATTGTGATAGTTAGTACCCTAGGTTATGGGACAAAATCCCCTATCCCCACCAGCATATTTTTGATAGTGCTCAGTCAGGGAATTCAGCAACGGAATATGCATTTGCCAGGAATCATCATAGTTGGTTAACTGGCAGGTACCTTTTTGGAGAATCTCCATAACCACCAGGTGTGTTAACTGACTCTGATAGGGGACGGTGAAATTCAGCTCTTTCCACTGCCAACCTGTTTCCTTTTGGGAAATCATCGCTATTCCTTCGTTTTCACGAAGGACACAGCGAAGGATATCACTGTTGATTTCGACCAGAACGGGAGCATTACCCTCGGGATAAGAGGTTAGGTAGATCTTATCATGTCTTTCTGTCCAACCGTAGAGGGTACCTGTAAATTCAATATAACCCTGACGGGAGCTCTTCTTAATTTCTCGGTCCAGTAAATTAGTGTTAAAAGTAAAATTTAGGCTGCCTGTGATTGATGCTAGATGATCTATAAAGTGTATGGCGTTACAACCTAACCCCCAATTGGAGCCAGATACCGTATACTCTACCCAGCGCGAACCATCCATTAAATGTTTTAGTTCCGCGTGAAAGGGCCACATCCGCCGGGGACAATTCACCCAGGCCTTTACTTTTTTAGCCTGCAGCAGTTCGTAAACGGCAGTATAATCCTCGTACTTCTGAAAGAGAATCTTCTCTAGCAACAGGGCTCGCACCTGTTTGGTATGAAGCAGATTTTCCACCACCTTCCGCCGTATATCCGAATTTGTTGCTACTACCGCCACAGCGATCTCCTGGGATAAATCCTCCAGTCTATTAAGAAAGCGAATACTGAGGATGTTTTCGTTCCGTGGTACCTGATAAAAAAGTTCATGCGCTCTTGTAAGCGAAGCCGTGGATGGATCAACCACTTCAATATTAACTGGACAAGTTATTAAGCCAAGGGCCTGCAAATGTCTGCTACCAAGCTGCCCTGCACCAATCACTGCCAATGTCGTCATTAGGCTACTCCTTTAAATAATGTTCTCTAGCATTTACCATGCAGTAAGTCCCCCATCAACGATAATGTTCTGCCCATTTACATAGGAAGAAGCATCCGAAGCGAGGAAGATAAGGGCTCCAACCATTTCTTCCGCCTGAGCCATCCGCCCTAATGGCACACGGCTGCTGTATTTTTCCGAAAAAATACTATTCTGTCCCGAAGATACACCCCCCGGGGTTAAGGTATTGGTTCTTACACCCTTTGGACCCCAGTAAGTTGCCAAATACTTGGTCATAGCAATTACTGCGCCTTTGGTAGTGGAATATATCAGGGGTGTATTAATAGCCCCTCCCATCTCTTCATACCAGGAACCCTCATAGATGCGCTGGTCTGGTCCAACCACACCATATATAGAGCTGATATTGATGATGCTACCTTTCCCTTTTTCCACCATAACGGGGCCCAGCTCTCTTACGGTTAGAAACATTCCGGTTACATTGACCGCCATCACATCATTCCAGTCCTGTAAGGAAAACTTTTCTAAAGGTGCGAAAAAGTCCTTGGACTTGGCCGCGGCATTGTTAATTAAGACATCCACAGAACCAAATTCCTCAACTATTCTCTTAGCCCAAGCTTTAACGGAGGCCTCAACAGAGAGGTCCACGCTGAGTCCAAGGGCCCGACAGCCTACAGCACTGGAAATCTCCTGGGCCAGTGCTTCACAACGTTCAGGCATGAGGTCCGATACTACCACATGAGCCCCCGCTTCGGCAAGACGTCTACAGTATAAAGTTCCCAAAATACCTGTACCACCAGTAACAACGCAAACTTTACCATCTAGATTAAAAAGTCCGTTCATTATACTTCTCTCTTTCTTTTGTAGAAGATTTGATATAGTTCTGTTCTTCTATCTGCTTTTAGGGGAAAGCTCCTCCGATAGATTGCGACCTTACTCGGGTCAATCTCGATAAGAAGAAGGCCTTCCTCCTCAGTCAATTCAGCTAAGATATTACCTTCCGGGTCAACCACCATTGAGTTTCCGGAGTAGTATAAACCTCCTTTGGGCCCCACACAGTTGACACCGACAATGAATACCTGATTTTCTATAGCCCTGGCCTGCAGGAGAAGCCGCCAGTGCTCTTTCCGGGTGGCCGGCCAGTTAGCCGCGACTATAATTAGACTGACTTCGTTAGATACGGCCTGAAATATCTCAGGAAACCTTAAATCATAACAAATAAACGTGGAACAAGAAACTCCTTCAAGGATAAACACGGCCAGCCTGTCTCCCCCTATAAAATGTTTGCTTTCCTCACCAAAGGAGAAGGGATGTATCTTTACATAGTCAGAAACCAGTTGACCCTCCCTGGATACGACAGAGTAGTGGTTCTGGGCTTTGTCTTCGGCAGCCGAAACCCAGCCAAAGCCGACATTAATGTTTTGAGCCTGAGCAAGGGCTCGAAATTGTTCGACAGTATTCCGATGATCTTCCGCGGTAAGAGCAGTATTCATCGAAAAACCCGTAAGGGACATCTCCGGAAACAAGATTAGATCAGCCTGCTGTTCTGCGGCCTGGGTAATAAACTTTTCGGCCCGATACAAATTCTCTGTTTTGTCTTCCCAAATAATATCCAACTGACACAGCGCTATCCTCATACTAATTCTTCTTTCTAAATACTGGTTTGATAGGTCTCCCCTGGAGGAACTGCTCTATACCTTTATCCAGAGCCTCACGATAGACTAATAGGCTCTTTCTTGCAGCTTCCAATGTTTTAGCGATTTCACTATCCTGATGGGCGTAGCTTAAGGCTACCCAAGGCATCAGAACACCATTTTTAATCATTTCCTGGATAAAAAGAGTTCTGAACTCCAGAGAAACTCGTCCATTACGGTCTTTAGTTATAAAGTTAGGCGAACAGGGCACACCAATGAACGCAAAATATTGCTGGATCCCCAGTTCGGCGGAAATGGAATTCATGCCATCACAGAGTTCCTTACCTGAAGACCATATCTGATCGATGACATTTAACTCTTGGTAGACTTTCAAAGTCTCGACGAAGGCTCCGAGGCCGCACATTTCTGCCCCATGGGTTGTGGAGATGAGAAAGACACGATCACCGTTATGCTGGATGCCGCCCAACTCCATAATTTCCCGTTTTCCACCTAAGGCTGCAACAGAGAACCCATTCGCCATCCCTTTACCGTAGGTAACCAGGTCAGGCTTTACCCCATAATAGGCACAGGCACCCTGCAAGTGCCATCTGAAACCAGTGATCATTTCATCCAGAATAAAAACAGTATGATGCTTCTCACATAAGGCCTGGACCTTATGGAGAAAACCATCCTGCGGTTCCTCGGTGGTGGCAGGTTCCATAATCAGGGCGGCAATATCGTGAGGATACTTTGCAAAGAGAGCCTCTACAGAAGCAATGTCGTTAAAATTAAAATTTAAAGTAAGGGACTTATACTCTTCTGGCACACCGGCATCCATAAACGTATCGCCAATAAACCAGTCGTCGTACGAGAAGAACGGGTGCTGGGCGCATTTGGCCACATACTTTTTACCGGTGTAGGCACGAGCTAACTTTAAAGCGGCTGTGGTTACAGTAGAACCATTCTTGGCAAACTTAACCATTTCCACCCAAGGAATCAGATTGCATAGGGCTTCAGCAGCTTCTACCTCAATCTTGGAGGCTCGGGTTAAATTATTGCCTAAATGAATCTGCTCGATAGCTGCCTGGGAAATCCGCTCAAAATCATAGCCTACCGTAACGGCACGCAAAGCCATGCCGTAATCCAAAAAACGGTTGCCCTCCACGTCCCATACATAGGCCCCCTTGCCGCACTCCAGGATGGGCGGTGCATTAAGGGGATAGCCGTCATCTGCCCTGCTGTATGTATGGGCCCCGGCGGGAATATACTTGTGAGCTTTTTCCTGGTATACCTTATTAAGACTCATTGGATCCCACCTCACTTTCCATATTTCGATAAAAGTTATCCCAGTATTCCCTTGTAATGGACTCATTGATTTCATAGAGTTTTCCTTCCAGCACCAAATCCACAATCTCTTCATCTGTCGCGGTATACACCTTGTCACCCAGTGCAGTTATTAGCTCTTTAAAGAACTTGTAATCCTCCTGATAGTCAAGGGTAAACCTTAAAAGATCATTTTGGACGGCAAAAGGAACAGC
This window harbors:
- a CDS encoding Gfo/Idh/MocA family oxidoreductase, whose amino-acid sequence is MTTLAVIGAGQLGSRHLQALGLITCPVNIEVVDPSTASLTRAHELFYQVPRNENILSIRFLNRLEDLSQEIAVAVVATNSDIRRKVVENLLHTKQVRALLLEKILFQKYEDYTAVYELLQAKKVKAWVNCPRRMWPFHAELKHLMDGSRWVEYTVSGSNWGLGCNAIHFIDHLASITGSLNFTFNTNLLDREIKKSSRQGYIEFTGTLYGWTERHDKIYLTSYPEGNAPVLVEINSDILRCVLRENEGIAMISQKETGWQWKELNFTVPYQSQLTHLVVMEILQKGTCQLTNYDDSWQMHIPLLNSLTEHYQKYAGGDRGFCPIT
- a CDS encoding SDR family oxidoreductase, which produces MNGLFNLDGKVCVVTGGTGILGTLYCRRLAEAGAHVVVSDLMPERCEALAQEISSAVGCRALGLSVDLSVEASVKAWAKRIVEEFGSVDVLINNAAAKSKDFFAPLEKFSLQDWNDVMAVNVTGMFLTVRELGPVMVEKGKGSIINISSIYGVVGPDQRIYEGSWYEEMGGAINTPLIYSTTKGAVIAMTKYLATYWGPKGVRTNTLTPGGVSSGQNSIFSEKYSSRVPLGRMAQAEEMVGALIFLASDASSYVNGQNIIVDGGLTAW
- a CDS encoding carbon-nitrogen family hydrolase, whose amino-acid sequence is MRIALCQLDIIWEDKTENLYRAEKFITQAAEQQADLILFPEMSLTGFSMNTALTAEDHRNTVEQFRALAQAQNINVGFGWVSAAEDKAQNHYSVVSREGQLVSDYVKIHPFSFGEESKHFIGGDRLAVFILEGVSCSTFICYDLRFPEIFQAVSNEVSLIIVAANWPATRKEHWRLLLQARAIENQVFIVGVNCVGPKGGLYYSGNSMVVDPEGNILAELTEEEGLLLIEIDPSKVAIYRRSFPLKADRRTELYQIFYKRKREV
- a CDS encoding glutamate-1-semialdehyde 2,1-aminomutase gives rise to the protein MSLNKVYQEKAHKYIPAGAHTYSRADDGYPLNAPPILECGKGAYVWDVEGNRFLDYGMALRAVTVGYDFERISQAAIEQIHLGNNLTRASKIEVEAAEALCNLIPWVEMVKFAKNGSTVTTAALKLARAYTGKKYVAKCAQHPFFSYDDWFIGDTFMDAGVPEEYKSLTLNFNFNDIASVEALFAKYPHDIAALIMEPATTEEPQDGFLHKVQALCEKHHTVFILDEMITGFRWHLQGACAYYGVKPDLVTYGKGMANGFSVAALGGKREIMELGGIQHNGDRVFLISTTHGAEMCGLGAFVETLKVYQELNVIDQIWSSGKELCDGMNSISAELGIQQYFAFIGVPCSPNFITKDRNGRVSLEFRTLFIQEMIKNGVLMPWVALSYAHQDSEIAKTLEAARKSLLVYREALDKGIEQFLQGRPIKPVFRKKN